Proteins from a genomic interval of Phocoena phocoena chromosome 20, mPhoPho1.1, whole genome shotgun sequence:
- the CD79A gene encoding B-cell antigen receptor complex-associated protein alpha chain isoform X1: MPGGPQARQTPRATIFLLLIFAAGMGPRCQALWVDWGPPSVTVSIGDEVRLLCRHNGSNPNITWWHILQGNSTWPPIMELSSPGPKGELVIQQVTKSHRGMYRCQVKEGQKVQRSCGTYLRVREPLPRPFLDMGEGTKNNIITAEGIILLICAVVPGTLLLFRKRWQNMKFGADVQDDYEDENLYEGLNLDDCSMYEDISRGLQGTYQDVGSLHIGDVQLEKP, translated from the exons ATGCCTGGGGGTCCCCAAGCCCGCCAAACCCCGCGTGCCACCATCTTTCTCCTCTTGATCTTCGCTGCTGGCATGG GCCccaggtgccaggccctgtgggtGGACTGGGGCCCACCATCAGTGACGGTGAGCATTGGGGATGAGGTCCGCCTCCTGTGCAGACACAACGGCAGCAACCCCAACATCACATGGTGGCACATCCTCCAGGGCAACTCCACGTGGCCCCCTATAATGGAGCTCTCAAGCCCAGGCCCCAAGGGCGAGCTGGTCATCCAGCAGGTGACCAAGAGCCACAGGGGCATGTACAGGTGCCAGGTCAAGGAAGGCCAGAAGGTCCAGCGCTCCTGTGGGACCTACCTCCGCGTGCGTG AGCCACTCCCCAGGCCCTTCCTGGACATGGGAGAGGGCACCAAGAACAACATCATCACAGCCGAGGGGATCATACTGCTGATATGCGCCGTGGTGCCTGGGACGCTGCTGCTGTTCAGG AAACGGTGGCAGAACATGAAATTCGGGGCAGATGTCCAGGATGACTATGAAGATGAAAATCTTTACGAG GGCCTGAACCTCGATGACTGCTCCATGTATGAGGACATCTCTCGGGGCCTCCAGGGCACCTACCAGGATGTGGGTAGCCTCCACATCGGAGACGTTCAGCTAGAGAAGCCGTGA
- the RPS19 gene encoding small ribosomal subunit protein eS19 isoform X2 — MPGVTVKDVNQQEFVRALAAFLKKSGKLKVPEWVDTVKLAKHKELAPYDENWFYTRAASTARHLYLRGGAGVGSMTKIYGGRQRNGVMPSHFSRGSKSVARRVLQALEGLKMVEKDQDGGRKLTPQGQRDLDRIAGQVAAANKKH, encoded by the exons ATGCCTGGAGTTACTGTAAAGGACGTGAACCAGCAGGAGTTCGTCAGAGCTCTGGCAGCCTTCCTCAAAAA GTCCGGGAAGCTGAAAGTCCCTGAATGGGTGGACACTGTCAAGCTGGCCAAGCATAAAGAGCTCGCTCCCTATGATGAGAATTGGTTCTACACACGAGCTG CTTCCACAGCACGGCACCTGTACCTCCGGGGCGGCGCTGGGGTTGGTTCCATGACCAAGATCTACGGGGGGCGTCAGAGGAATGGTGTCATGCCCAGCCACTTCAGCAGAGGCTCCAAGAGCGTGGCCCGGCGGGTCCTCCAGGCCCTGGAGGGGCTGAAAATGGTGGAAAAGGACCAAGATGG GGGCCGCAAACTAACACCTCAGGGACAGAGAGATCTGGACAGAATCGCTGGACAG GTGGCAGCTGCCAACAAGAAGCATTAG
- the CD79A gene encoding B-cell antigen receptor complex-associated protein alpha chain isoform X2 gives MPGGPQARQTPRATIFLLLIFAAGMGPRCQALWVDWGPPSVTVSIGDEVRLLCRHNGSNPNITWWHILQGNSTWPPIMELSSPGPKEPLPRPFLDMGEGTKNNIITAEGIILLICAVVPGTLLLFRKRWQNMKFGADVQDDYEDENLYEGLNLDDCSMYEDISRGLQGTYQDVGSLHIGDVQLEKP, from the exons ATGCCTGGGGGTCCCCAAGCCCGCCAAACCCCGCGTGCCACCATCTTTCTCCTCTTGATCTTCGCTGCTGGCATGG GCCccaggtgccaggccctgtgggtGGACTGGGGCCCACCATCAGTGACGGTGAGCATTGGGGATGAGGTCCGCCTCCTGTGCAGACACAACGGCAGCAACCCCAACATCACATGGTGGCACATCCTCCAGGGCAACTCCACGTGGCCCCCTATAATGGAGCTCTCAAGCCCAGGCCCCAAGG AGCCACTCCCCAGGCCCTTCCTGGACATGGGAGAGGGCACCAAGAACAACATCATCACAGCCGAGGGGATCATACTGCTGATATGCGCCGTGGTGCCTGGGACGCTGCTGCTGTTCAGG AAACGGTGGCAGAACATGAAATTCGGGGCAGATGTCCAGGATGACTATGAAGATGAAAATCTTTACGAG GGCCTGAACCTCGATGACTGCTCCATGTATGAGGACATCTCTCGGGGCCTCCAGGGCACCTACCAGGATGTGGGTAGCCTCCACATCGGAGACGTTCAGCTAGAGAAGCCGTGA
- the DMRTC2 gene encoding doublesex- and mab-3-related transcription factor C2, whose amino-acid sequence MEPNEMPAVQHCPSDSATGAETRAPQGVERVPRRAVSRSPTCARCRSHGVTAHLKGHKRLCLFQACKCHKCVLVLERRRVMAAQVAQRRQEEAQLKRHLARGQMRKGAAPPKAPSSVRKGVTQPRAHPGKENIAPQPQTPHRAVPLALTPPEKNSQGPLLLSCLPEALPLPRTPVPPGPLATGHWLPPGLSVPTPVVCRLLCQEPAVPLHPFPGFDRGTALWLPTRGPLPACSGSRPILMAPLSGESQGPSTLPHTCSTLKLQPCGTSDPLLLQPQAPRASRLDWTSDPSEWQLQWEAAEALMGLKDSFQAPRLTPSGPSNHAWISLRHPCGPPAPAEERGFQPVVPSL is encoded by the exons ATGGAACCCAATGAAATGCCTGCTGTCCAGCACTGCCCCTCAGACTCGGCCACAGGGGCTGAGACTAGAGCCCCCCAGGGCGTGGAGCGCGTCCCCAGGAGAGCTGTCAGTCGCTCTCCGACCTGCGCCCGCTGCCGCAGTCACGGTGTCACTGCCCACCTCAAGGGCCACAAGCGCCTCTGCCTCTTTCAGGCTTGCAAGTGTCACAAATGTGTCCTCGTCTT GGAGCGCCGAAGAGTCATGGCTGCCCAGGTGGCCCAGCGTAGGCAGGAGGAGGCGCAGCTGAAGCGGCACCTGGCTCGGGGACAGATGAGGAAAGGGGCGGCTCCTCCCAAAGCGCCCAGCAGTGTCAGGAAGGGAGTCACTCAACCGAGGGCCCACC CTGGAAAGGAGAACATAGCACCCCAGCCTCAGACTCCCCATAGGGCAGTCCCACTGGCACTGACACCCCCTGAGAAG AACTCCCAGGGGCCTCTGCTGCTCAGCTGTCTCCCAGAAGCCTTGCCTTTGCCCCGGACTCCAGTGCCTCCAGGCCCTTTGGCCACTGGACACTGGCTGCCTCCAGGCCTTTCCGTACCAACCCCAGTGGTGTGCCGCTTGCTATGCCAAGAACCTGCTGTCCCTCTGCATCCTTTCCCTG GCTTTGACCGTGGCACTGCCCTCTGGCTGCCCACTCGTGGGCCCCTCCCAGCCTGCTCAGGATCTCGCCCAATACTGATGGCTCCTCTTTCTGGAGAATCCCAAGGGCCCTCTACCCTGCCCCACAC ATGCTCGACTCTGAAACTTCAGCCCTGTGGCACCTCAGACCCACTTCTGCTGCAGCCGCAG GCCCCCAGAGCCTCTCGCCTGGACTGGACCTCTGACCCCTCAGAGTGGCAGCTGCAGTGGGAGGCAGCCGAGGCTCTTATGGGACTGAAAGATTCGTTTCAGGCTCCCCGCCTGACCCCTTCTGGTCCTTCCAACCATGCCTGGATTTCCCTGCGCCACCCCTGTGGCCCACCAG CTCCTGCTGAAGAAAGAGGATTCCAGCCTGTTGTCCCCTCTCTCTGA
- the RPS19 gene encoding small ribosomal subunit protein eS19 isoform X1: MPGVTVKDVNQQEFVRALAAFLKKSGKLKVPEWVDTVKLAKHKELAPYDENWFYTRAGEELGFHSTAPVPPGRRWGWFHDQDLRGASEEWCHAQPLQQRLQERGPAGPPGPGGAENGGKGPRWGPQTNTSGTERSGQNRWTGGSCQQEALEQMMLG; the protein is encoded by the exons ATGCCTGGAGTTACTGTAAAGGACGTGAACCAGCAGGAGTTCGTCAGAGCTCTGGCAGCCTTCCTCAAAAA GTCCGGGAAGCTGAAAGTCCCTGAATGGGTGGACACTGTCAAGCTGGCCAAGCATAAAGAGCTCGCTCCCTATGATGAGAATTGGTTCTACACACGAGCTGGTGAGGAACTGGG CTTCCACAGCACGGCACCTGTACCTCCGGGGCGGCGCTGGGGTTGGTTCCATGACCAAGATCTACGGGGGGCGTCAGAGGAATGGTGTCATGCCCAGCCACTTCAGCAGAGGCTCCAAGAGCGTGGCCCGGCGGGTCCTCCAGGCCCTGGAGGGGCTGAAAATGGTGGAAAAGGACCAAGATGG GGGCCGCAAACTAACACCTCAGGGACAGAGAGATCTGGACAGAATCGCTGGACAG GTGGCAGCTGCCAACAAGAAGCATTAGAACAAATGATGCTGGGTTAA